The genomic segment CGCTCCAGCATCTAGTGTTATACTTTCTATTGCTCTATGTGCTTTTAGCATTATAGTTCCGCCCGGAGTTTCATAACAACCTCTGCTTTTCATTCCTACATAACGATTTTCAGCTATATCAAGTCTTCCTATGCCGTGTTTTGCGCCAAGTCTGTTTAGCTCAGCCAAAAGCTCAGCCGGAGTCATTTTCTTTGAGTTTATGCTTACCGGATCACCTTTTTCATATCCTATTGTAATTATTTCGCTCTCATCTGGTGCATCTTTTGGGCTAACAGTCCATCTCCACATATCATCTTCTGGTTTTGATGCTGGGTCTTCAAGAACCAAACCTTCATAGCTTATATGAAGTAAGTTTGCATCCATAGAGTAGGGGCTTTTACCTTTTTTCTTGCTTATGTCTATCCCATTTTTTTCAGCATAAGCTAATAATTTTTCTCTCGAATTAAGATCCCACTCTCTCCAAGGAGCTATTATTTTAAGATCAGAATTAAAAGCATAATATCCAAGTTCAAATCTTACTTGGTCATTTCCTTTTCCGGTTGCACCATGACTAACACCATCAGCACCTACTTGTTTTGCTATCTCTGCTTGTTTCTTTGCTATAAGCGGTCTTGCTATTGAAGTGCCGAGCAGGTATTCGCCTTCGTATATTGCATTTGCTCTAAACATAGGAAATATATAATCTCTTGCAAATTCTTCTTTTAAATCTTCTATGAAAATATTTTCAGGCTTTACACCCAAATCCAATGCTTTTTTTCTAGCTAGTTCAATTTCTTCTGCTTGACCGATATCAGCTGTAAAAGTTACAACTTCACAATTATACTCATCTTGTAGCCATTTTAAAATAATACTAGTATCAAGTCCTCCAGAATACGCCAAAACTACTTTTTTAACATCTTTTTTCATAATAGTATTCCTTATGTTTTTATTGTATGTTAATTTTATACAAAAAAACTTTTAATGTCAATTTTGATAAAGTAAAAAAATAAAATGTGAGATTAAAAGTATAATACAATAAATACTTTACTTAATCATATAAATATAATTTATTTTAGATACTTATCTTAAATTTTATTGTCTTTGTCATCTATCAAAACACCATATTAAGGCTAAAAAGAGAACTTGGCATAAAGCTAAAAAATGTATCAGAATCAGGTTACATACTGACTTGTGATTGAGTATAAATTTAAATTATATAAGGATTTATAATGTTACAAAAACTATATAAGTTTTTTGAAGTTAGCACTCCGTTAGGTTTATTCTTAGCTATTGTATATAGATTAATAGGGTTTAGACCGATACACGATAAGTTAGACCAATATTTGTCTTTGCTTAGGTTTTATATTTTATATTATTTATATGCTTCTTATTGTTTATCAATAGCATATAGATATTTTATTGAACAATAATTAAAAGGATAGAAAAATGCAGAATAATAAAATAAAAGACTTCTTGAAAAAATTAGATAATTTTAACTTTTTGGAAATCATACCACTAGATAGAAAATATTGCACTCCTGATGATGAGCTTGAAAATGAAAAAGCAAAAAGCAGAACTTATTTAGGTAGAAATTCAGTTATTCTAACTAATGTTTGTTTTTACTTTATGGCTATAATACTTTCAATACCAATGCTTAGGGCAATTAGCTCATTTAAAGGTTACTTAGAATATAATCAATTGTTTTATGAGCTTTCATCTATATTATTTTATTTTATAGTATTAGCACAATTTAATAAATTAAGACATATAATTTTAGGTAATAAAGTTAGTTTGTTTTGCTATGATTATGATAATTATAAAAGTTTATTTAATAAGAAAAGATTAGATATTTTAACACATTCATTTTGTTTGCTTTTTTATAGACCACTAGATAAAACACCAATGCACAAAAATATACTTGCTTTAATTGTGTTTTTTGTTCCAGCAATAATAAATATATACAAAAGCATAGTTTATTAATAAAAAAAAAGGGGGGGGGCTTATCCCCTATCTTATTAAGCCCTAAATACATTTTGTTCAAGTCTAGTTGATAAGCTTTCTATCATAACATTATCTTGACCACCTTTTAATCCTAACAAATCAATAACCCAATCAGCACCTTTAATTACTAATTTCCACATAATATAAGTTGATGCAAGATACGAAAATACTTTTAATAATGCTTTAATACTTTCAATTGAGAATATAGCATACCAATCTCTATCACTAACATCAAATATAGCAAATTGTGATAAAGAGCTAAATAAAAAGAATTCTTTAACCAAAGTATGTAAAAATAAAAAAATATTGAGATTTTGGCGATAGTAAATTTATATCATACTATAATATAAAAAAAGAAAAATGGGTGGGGGTGGCATTCCCCATACTTTTAAGCTTGCTATGTTTTTTGTTTGTAATAAATTTTACCCCAATCTCTCTTTTACAAGCTCATTTACAACTTTTGGATTTGCCTTACCACCAGTTGCTTTTAGGACTTGACCTACAAAAAAGCCAAAAAGATTTGTATTACCATCTTTGTATTTTTGTAAATTCTCGCTATTTTTAGCCAAAACTTCATCAATCATAGGCATTATGATATTTACATCGCTTATTTGTATAAGTCCTTTTTCTTCTACTATCTTTTGTGGCTCCTCGCCGGTTTTAGCCATAATCTCAAAAACATCTTTAACTATCTTGCTGGAAATCAGCTCATCATCAAGCATTTTAATCAAACTTGCAACTTGCAAAGGGCTAAATTTAAGCTCATCTGCACCGCTATTTTTTATCTCTTTTGCCACTTGTGAACTTATGATATTTGCTAAATTTATAGGGCTGTTTAACTCTAAAAGCGATTTTTCAAAAAACTCAGATAATGCCTTATCCTTTGCTAGGATATTTGCAACTTCGTCATTTAAGCCTAATTCTTTTGTATATCTTTCAAAGATAGCTTGTTCTTCCTTGCTTAAAGCCTTGCTTTCGCCTTGAATTTGCTCTTTTTTAACACTTCTTTCTTGTTTTTGCTGCACTACTTGTGGGCTTTTTGTGTAAGAGTCTTTAAGTCCTACTATCTTGTTAAACACAGGATTTTCATCTGTATAATCAACCGGGTCAGCATAAAAATATCCAAGTCTTTCAAACTGAAATCTCTCGCTTATTTTTTCACTAAGCACAGCTGGTTCTATCAAAGCATCTTTTAGCACTATAAGTGAGTTTGGATTTAAGTCACTCTCATCTTTTGGACTTTCGTTTAAAAACAATCTATCATAAAGCCTAAGCTCAGCTTTTTTGGCTGTTTTTGCACTTAGCCACTGTATAGCACTTTTTACTTTTATACCGCTTGTATCACTGCCACTTTTTGAATCTTTATGATAATTTACTCTAAGCTCAACTATATCGCCGTTTTGATCTTTTATAGCCTCTTTAAAGCTTATGATATAGCCGTGTTTTAATCTCACACTTTGAGTAGGTGTTAGCCTATAATAGCCCTTTGGTGGATTTTCGCTAAAATCATCTTTTTGGATATAAATTTCTTTTGAAAATACCAGCTTTCTGCTTCCGCTTTTACCAACATCAGGTGGAAAATAATCCGCCTCAAGTTCTTCATCTCCTTCGTAGTTTTCAATCACCACTTTTAAAGGCTCACTAACACACATAACACGTGGTGCTTTGGTATTTAAATCATCTCTTATACAAAACTCAAGTTGATTTACATCTACGGTTGAGTTTGCCTTGGCTACGCCTATTTGTTCGCAAAAGTTTATAATAGATTCTTTTGTATAGCCTTTTCTTTTATATCCAGCAATAGTTGGCATTCTAGGGTCGTCCCAACCACTAACTATACCTTTTCTTACAAGCTCTATAAGCTTTCTTTTACTCATCATTGTATAGTTTATGTTTAGCCTTGCAAACTCATACTGATAAGGTCGTGGGCTAAGTCCTAGTGTGTCAAGTAGCCAGTTGTAAATATCTCGGTTGTTTTCAAACTCAAGGGTGCAAATAGAGTGTGTAACACCTTCTATATAATCACTCAAAGGATGAGCAAAATCATACATAGGATAAATGCACCATTTATCGCCTGTTCTAAAATGATGAGAGTGGCGAATCCTATAAAGCAAAGGGTCGCGAAGTTGCATATTTTTTGCACTCATATCTATTTTTGCTCTTAAAATATGCTCGCCGTTTTTAAACTCACCGTTTTTCATTCGCTCAAAAAGATCTAAGTTTTCTTCCACTGTGCGGTTTGCAAACTCACTTCTTTTTCCAGCACTTGTTACTGTGCCACGATACTCGCTCATTTGCTCTTCACTTATGCTGTCTACATAAGCCTTGCCCATTTTTATAAGCTTTACGGCGTATTCATAAAGCTCGTCAAAATAATCAGATGTATATCTAATCTCTCCATTATACTCAAAGCCAAGCCACTCAACCGCATCTTTTAAGGCTTTTACATAATCAGTATCTTCTGTGGTTGGGTTTGTATCGTCCATTCGCAGGTTGCAAAGTCCGTTAAATTCCTTCGCAAGACCGAAATTTAAACATATAGATTTGGCGTGTCCTATGTGTGGATAGCCGTTTGGTTCTGGTGGAAATCTTGTTATTATTTTTTCATATTTTTTTGTTTGTAAGTCATTTTTTATGATAGTTTGTAAAAAATTGGTCTTTTTTTTCATTTAATTTAACCTTATTTAAAATTTATAGTATTTTATCAAATATTATCTTGTTTTCAAAATAAATATTTTTAATTGTTTTAATCCATAATTATAAATAATATATTAATGTTTTTTAAATTTTGCCGATATATCATTTAAGTTTGCACTTACTGGTGCTTTAAATGCTAATGATTTTATAAAAGTACTTAATAAAATTGAAATGATAATAATATGATTAACACAGCAAATTTAAATAATTACATATCAACACCCAATAAGACAAAAGATGAACTTATAAGTGAGTTTAATGATGAACTCAAAGTTTTAAAAGATGATGATGAAAGCACTAGACTTAAAAAACTAGCCACACAAGCAGTGTTTAGTAATATTTCAGATATAACATACGCTTCAAATAATGAACTAAAATCATCATTTAATATAAAAGAAATTTTTGGTTTTAATCATATAAGTGGCGAAGTTAGCTTAATTGGTAAAGCTATGGGTTTTGATAAAAACTTTGATGATAAAGAATCTAACAACTTAATGGAATTTATAAAAAATTCATCTCCAAATAAAGAATTAGTTTTTGACAGACGGGCTGAAAATTTATTAGATAGCACAATGCCAATCAAAGAATTTAAAGAAAAATGGCTAGATTTAATGGAAATCATAAAAGGCGAATACGAAGAAAGAAAAGCACAAAACACAAACAGCCAAGAAAACAATGCCAAAGATAAATTTAAACCAATCCAAGCTGTCAGTAAAAGCACGACTTACAAAGATGAGGCCACAAGCGAAATAAGAAAAATTTATGAAATCATAAAACGAGAGTTTGATTTGGGTAAAAATACATTTGACATACTCAAAGAAATAGCACAAAGTGGAATTGATAAACTCGCTTAGATATAGAAATTTAAGTTTAATAATCCAAATTATCAAAAAATATAAATCAAAGTAATATAAATTTTAAGAGTTTTTTGGCTAAAATGGGTCTTATGAGAATAGATAAATTTTTAAATGTTGTAAATATAACAAAGCGTAGAGCTATCAGTGAAGATATGTGTAAAAGTGGTGTTGTAAGTATAAATGGTGTTGTTGTAAAACCAGCAAAAGATGTAAAAATAGGCGATAAAATCACAATAAAATTTATAACAAAAGATGTAAATTATGAAGTGTTAGCTATACCTGCAACCAAA from the Campylobacter pinnipediorum subsp. pinnipediorum genome contains:
- a CDS encoding argininosuccinate synthase, which gives rise to MKKDVKKVVLAYSGGLDTSIILKWLQDEYNCEVVTFTADIGQAEEIELARKKALDLGVKPENIFIEDLKEEFARDYIFPMFRANAIYEGEYLLGTSIARPLIAKKQAEIAKQVGADGVSHGATGKGNDQVRFELGYYAFNSDLKIIAPWREWDLNSREKLLAYAEKNGIDISKKKGKSPYSMDANLLHISYEGLVLEDPASKPEDDMWRWTVSPKDAPDESEIITIGYEKGDPVSINSKKMTPAELLAELNRLGAKHGIGRLDIAENRYVGMKSRGCYETPGGTIMLKAHRAIESITLDAGAAHLKDELMPRYAELIYNGYWWSSERVMLQAAIDKSQEHVNGEVKLELYKGNVIVIGRSSANDSLFDEAYSTFEEDNVYDQKDAQGFIKLHALRFIIASKNGRKF
- a CDS encoding glutamine--tRNA ligase/YqeY domain fusion protein, which gives rise to MKKKTNFLQTIIKNDLQTKKYEKIITRFPPEPNGYPHIGHAKSICLNFGLAKEFNGLCNLRMDDTNPTTEDTDYVKALKDAVEWLGFEYNGEIRYTSDYFDELYEYAVKLIKMGKAYVDSISEEQMSEYRGTVTSAGKRSEFANRTVEENLDLFERMKNGEFKNGEHILRAKIDMSAKNMQLRDPLLYRIRHSHHFRTGDKWCIYPMYDFAHPLSDYIEGVTHSICTLEFENNRDIYNWLLDTLGLSPRPYQYEFARLNINYTMMSKRKLIELVRKGIVSGWDDPRMPTIAGYKRKGYTKESIINFCEQIGVAKANSTVDVNQLEFCIRDDLNTKAPRVMCVSEPLKVVIENYEGDEELEADYFPPDVGKSGSRKLVFSKEIYIQKDDFSENPPKGYYRLTPTQSVRLKHGYIISFKEAIKDQNGDIVELRVNYHKDSKSGSDTSGIKVKSAIQWLSAKTAKKAELRLYDRLFLNESPKDESDLNPNSLIVLKDALIEPAVLSEKISERFQFERLGYFYADPVDYTDENPVFNKIVGLKDSYTKSPQVVQQKQERSVKKEQIQGESKALSKEEQAIFERYTKELGLNDEVANILAKDKALSEFFEKSLLELNSPINLANIISSQVAKEIKNSGADELKFSPLQVASLIKMLDDELISSKIVKDVFEIMAKTGEEPQKIVEEKGLIQISDVNIIMPMIDEVLAKNSENLQKYKDGNTNLFGFFVGQVLKATGGKANPKVVNELVKERLG
- a CDS encoding RNA-binding S4 domain-containing protein — protein: MRIDKFLNVVNITKRRAISEDMCKSGVVSINGVVVKPAKDVKIGDKITIKFITKDVNYEVLAIPATKSIPKSSQSEYVKQI